A genome region from Caretta caretta isolate rCarCar2 chromosome 22, rCarCar1.hap1, whole genome shotgun sequence includes the following:
- the RNF214 gene encoding RING finger protein 214 isoform X1 — translation MASEQTKDEVPVPEKSTAGQLAPRESDPYKELDSLPVSISDLSIQENENDPLSLEAADHSQPITSESTGDAHSGGAESDPGILLTDASLLAAENKGEEPMPRAVGHSGAVSRETQACSSNEELYQSGSEGSDSAVEEERTLLTGENLQTVSLHFQVDVHAEQQYATNNCSEGELEASHLQQARGDRGLELDSKPLKVPPNGENGIENSRVAQDSDQKASSQKPSQNIAVQTDFKTADMEVNTDQDIEKNLGKMMSERALLKERYQEVLDKQRQVENQLQVQLKQLQQRREEEMKNHQEILKAIQDVTIKREETKKKMEKEKKEFLQKEQDLKAEIEKLCEKGRRLLKEQEEKENKIVSLIAEQSDEKEVWEMELDKLKNQHNEINRNILEETERAWKAEILSLESRKELLVLKLEEAEKEAELHLTYLRSAPPTLETIQPEQEWEMRLNRIRMTKESVRDQFNAHIQLVRNGAKLSSLPQIPTPTLPPPPSETEFMMPAFQPNPSLTPRLPFPIGPVPVPMVMPSADPRALSFPLLNPVVSRPNQPSPPLPASQGRNSPVLASLVSTHSPHMTSAASIPPPPGLGGVKGAHEFHRPQPVDKLEKILEKLLARFPQCNKAQLTNILQQIKTARRTMAGLTMEELNQLVAAKLAEHQGAAVGAQPLGRIRAPMFPAPLPQISAPMFLPPAQVSYPGTPSHAPATCKLCLMCQKLVQPSELHPMACSHVLHKECIKFWAQTNTNDTCPFCPSPK, via the exons ATGGCGTCAGAGCAAACCAAGGATGAGGTGCCAGTTCCTGAGAAATCCACTGCTGGCCAGCTGGCCCCGCGAGAATCAGACCCATACAAAGAACTTGACAGTTTGCCTGTGAG CATAAGTGACCTTTCTATACAAGAAAATGAGAATGATCCCCTATCATTGGAAGCTGCCGATCATAGCCAACCAATAACAAGTGAGAGTACAGGAGATGCTCATTCAGGAGGAGCAGAAAGTGATCCTGGGATATTGCTGACTGATGCATCACTGCTGGCTGCAGAGAACAAAGGAGAAGAACCTATGCCCAGAGCGGTAGGACACTCTGGTGCTGTTTCCAGAGAGACGCAGGCGTGTTCCTCAAATGAAGAGCTTTATCAGTCTGGTTCAGAGGGTTCAGACAGTGCGGTGGAAGAAGAAAGAACCTTGCTGACTGGGGAAAATCTGCAAACAGTTTCTCTGCACTTCCAGGTTGATGTCCATGCAGAACAGCAATATGCTACCAATAATTGCTCTGAAGGTGAACTGGAAGCTTCACACTTGCAGCAGGCCAGAGGGGATAGGGGACTGGAGCTGGATAGTAAACCCCTGAAAGTGCCACCAAATGGGGAGAATGGGATTGAAAACAGCAGAGTTGCGCAGGACTCAGATCAGAAAGCTTCATCCCAGAAGCCCTCTCAGAACATTGCAGTGCAG ACTGACTTCAAGACTGCTGACATGGAGGTGAACACAGATCAAGATATTGAAAAGAACTTG GGCAAAATGATGTCTGAGAGGGCTTTGTTGAAGGAACGTTACCAGGAAGTGCTAGACAAACAGAGGCAGGTGGAGAATCAACTCCAGGTGCAGCTCAAGCAGCTCCAGCAACGTCGGGAAGAAGAGATGAAGAATCACCAG GAGATCTTGAAGGCCATTCAGGATGTGACGATCAAACGAGAAGAGACCaagaagaagatggagaaagagaagaaagaattCTTGCAAAAGGAGCAGGATCTGAAAGCCGAAATTGAGAAGCTCTGTGAGAAAGGCAGAAG GTTACTGAAAgaacaggaggagaaggaaaataaaattgtttctcTAATCGCAGAGCAGTCTGATGAAAA GGAGGTATGGGAGATGGAACTAGATAAGCTGAAGAACCAGCACAATGAGATCAATAGGAACATCCTGGAGGAAACAGAAAGGGCTTGGAAAGCAGAG ATATTGTCCTTGGAGAGCCGGAAGGAGCTGCTGGTTCTGAAACTAGAAGAAGCCGAAAAAGAGGCGGAGCTACACCTCACCTACCTCAG GTCAGCGCCACCCACACTGGAGACCATACAACCCGAGCAGGAGTGGGAAATGAGGCTGAACAGGATACGAATGACCAAAGAAAGTGTCCGG GACCAGTTCAATGCTCACATTCAGCTGGTGAGGAATGGAGCAAAGCTGAGCAGCCTGCCACAGatcccaacccccaccctgccacCACCCCCATCAGAA acagaGTTCATGATGCCGGCATTTCAGCCCAATCCATCCCTTACTCCTAGGCTCCCGTTCCCCATTGGGCCGGTCCCGGTTCCCATGGTCATGCCCAGTGCTGATCCTCGGGCGCTCTCCTTCCCGCTCCTTAACCCTGTCGTCTCCAGGCCTAatcagccctcaccccctctgcctGCTTCCCAAGGGAGGAACAGCCCTGTATTGGCATCTCTTGTCAGCACCCACAGCCCTCACATGACATCTGCTGCCTCTATCCCGCCTCCGCCAGGGCTCGGAGGAGTCAAGGGTGCTCATGAGTTTCACAGGCCACAGCCGGTCGATAAGCTGGAAAAGATCCTGGAGAAGCTCTTGGCTCGATTTCCCCAGTGTAACAA GGCCCAGCTGACGAACATACTGCAGCAGATAAAGACAGCGAGGAGAACCATGGCAGGGCTGACCATGGAAGAGCTGAATCAGCTGGTAGCAGCAAAGCTGGCCGAGCATCAGGGTGCAGCAGTGGGTGCCCAG CCACTTGGCCGAATCAGGGCCCCCATGTttcctgctcctctgccccaGATCAGCGCCCCTATGTTCCTGCCACCGGCTCAGGTGTCTTACCCAGGGACACCATCACAT GCCCCTGCTACCTGTAAGCTGTGTCTAATGTGCCAGAAACTCGTGCAGCCCAGTGAGCTCCACCCGATGGCCTGTTCTCACGTGCTCCACAAGGAG TGCATCAAATTCTGGGCCCAAACCAACACAAATGACACTTGCCCCTTTTGTCCAAGTCCCAAATGA
- the RNF214 gene encoding RING finger protein 214 isoform X2, whose product MASEQTKDEVPVPEKSTAGQLAPRESDPYKELDSLPVSISDLSIQENENDPLSLEAADHSQPITSESTGDAHSGGAESDPGILLTDASLLAAENKGEEPMPRAVGHSGAVSRETQACSSNEELYQSGSEGSDSAVEEERTLLTGENLQTVSLHFQVDVHAEQQYATNNCSEGELEASHLQQARGDRGLELDSKPLKVPPNGENGIENSRVAQDSDQKASSQKPSQNIAVQTDFKTADMEVNTDQDIEKNLGKMMSERALLKERYQEVLDKQRQVENQLQVQLKQLQQRREEEMKNHQEILKAIQDVTIKREETKKKMEKEKKEFLQKEQDLKAEIEKLCEKGRRLLKEQEEKENKIVSLIAEQSDEKEVWEMELDKLKNQHNEINRNILEETERAWKAEILSLESRKELLVLKLEEAEKEAELHLTYLRSAPPTLETIQPEQEWEMRLNRIRMTKESVRDQFNAHIQLVRNGAKLSSLPQIPTPTLPPPPSETEFMMPAFQPNPSLTPRLPFPIGPVPVPMVMPSADPRALSFPLLNPVVSRPNQPSPPLPASQGRNSPVLASLVSTHSPHMTSAASIPPPPGLGGVKGAHEFHRPQPVDKLEKILEKLLARFPQCNKAQLTNILQQIKTARRTMAGLTMEELNQLVAAKLAEHQGAAVGAQAPATCKLCLMCQKLVQPSELHPMACSHVLHKECIKFWAQTNTNDTCPFCPSPK is encoded by the exons ATGGCGTCAGAGCAAACCAAGGATGAGGTGCCAGTTCCTGAGAAATCCACTGCTGGCCAGCTGGCCCCGCGAGAATCAGACCCATACAAAGAACTTGACAGTTTGCCTGTGAG CATAAGTGACCTTTCTATACAAGAAAATGAGAATGATCCCCTATCATTGGAAGCTGCCGATCATAGCCAACCAATAACAAGTGAGAGTACAGGAGATGCTCATTCAGGAGGAGCAGAAAGTGATCCTGGGATATTGCTGACTGATGCATCACTGCTGGCTGCAGAGAACAAAGGAGAAGAACCTATGCCCAGAGCGGTAGGACACTCTGGTGCTGTTTCCAGAGAGACGCAGGCGTGTTCCTCAAATGAAGAGCTTTATCAGTCTGGTTCAGAGGGTTCAGACAGTGCGGTGGAAGAAGAAAGAACCTTGCTGACTGGGGAAAATCTGCAAACAGTTTCTCTGCACTTCCAGGTTGATGTCCATGCAGAACAGCAATATGCTACCAATAATTGCTCTGAAGGTGAACTGGAAGCTTCACACTTGCAGCAGGCCAGAGGGGATAGGGGACTGGAGCTGGATAGTAAACCCCTGAAAGTGCCACCAAATGGGGAGAATGGGATTGAAAACAGCAGAGTTGCGCAGGACTCAGATCAGAAAGCTTCATCCCAGAAGCCCTCTCAGAACATTGCAGTGCAG ACTGACTTCAAGACTGCTGACATGGAGGTGAACACAGATCAAGATATTGAAAAGAACTTG GGCAAAATGATGTCTGAGAGGGCTTTGTTGAAGGAACGTTACCAGGAAGTGCTAGACAAACAGAGGCAGGTGGAGAATCAACTCCAGGTGCAGCTCAAGCAGCTCCAGCAACGTCGGGAAGAAGAGATGAAGAATCACCAG GAGATCTTGAAGGCCATTCAGGATGTGACGATCAAACGAGAAGAGACCaagaagaagatggagaaagagaagaaagaattCTTGCAAAAGGAGCAGGATCTGAAAGCCGAAATTGAGAAGCTCTGTGAGAAAGGCAGAAG GTTACTGAAAgaacaggaggagaaggaaaataaaattgtttctcTAATCGCAGAGCAGTCTGATGAAAA GGAGGTATGGGAGATGGAACTAGATAAGCTGAAGAACCAGCACAATGAGATCAATAGGAACATCCTGGAGGAAACAGAAAGGGCTTGGAAAGCAGAG ATATTGTCCTTGGAGAGCCGGAAGGAGCTGCTGGTTCTGAAACTAGAAGAAGCCGAAAAAGAGGCGGAGCTACACCTCACCTACCTCAG GTCAGCGCCACCCACACTGGAGACCATACAACCCGAGCAGGAGTGGGAAATGAGGCTGAACAGGATACGAATGACCAAAGAAAGTGTCCGG GACCAGTTCAATGCTCACATTCAGCTGGTGAGGAATGGAGCAAAGCTGAGCAGCCTGCCACAGatcccaacccccaccctgccacCACCCCCATCAGAA acagaGTTCATGATGCCGGCATTTCAGCCCAATCCATCCCTTACTCCTAGGCTCCCGTTCCCCATTGGGCCGGTCCCGGTTCCCATGGTCATGCCCAGTGCTGATCCTCGGGCGCTCTCCTTCCCGCTCCTTAACCCTGTCGTCTCCAGGCCTAatcagccctcaccccctctgcctGCTTCCCAAGGGAGGAACAGCCCTGTATTGGCATCTCTTGTCAGCACCCACAGCCCTCACATGACATCTGCTGCCTCTATCCCGCCTCCGCCAGGGCTCGGAGGAGTCAAGGGTGCTCATGAGTTTCACAGGCCACAGCCGGTCGATAAGCTGGAAAAGATCCTGGAGAAGCTCTTGGCTCGATTTCCCCAGTGTAACAA GGCCCAGCTGACGAACATACTGCAGCAGATAAAGACAGCGAGGAGAACCATGGCAGGGCTGACCATGGAAGAGCTGAATCAGCTGGTAGCAGCAAAGCTGGCCGAGCATCAGGGTGCAGCAGTGGGTGCCCAG GCCCCTGCTACCTGTAAGCTGTGTCTAATGTGCCAGAAACTCGTGCAGCCCAGTGAGCTCCACCCGATGGCCTGTTCTCACGTGCTCCACAAGGAG TGCATCAAATTCTGGGCCCAAACCAACACAAATGACACTTGCCCCTTTTGTCCAAGTCCCAAATGA